The Erythrobacter aurantius genome includes a window with the following:
- a CDS encoding DOMON domain-containing protein, whose product MLHQTCDLGPIKGVTASIKATPTGCEAEFRLDGGVDSIILPEPGPSVRTDDLWKTTCFEIFWQPIGGTYYREFNLSPSGRWAAYDFDSFREGMRDAPVDAISLSTSMGSVDGRGELVLRASIATDLPAPAQVALNAIVEHRDGGLQFWALAFPPGKAEFHSEACRQVIIERD is encoded by the coding sequence ATGCTCCATCAGACCTGCGATCTCGGCCCGATCAAGGGCGTCACCGCAAGTATCAAGGCAACCCCGACCGGATGCGAAGCGGAATTCCGCCTCGATGGCGGGGTCGATTCGATCATTCTGCCCGAACCGGGGCCGTCGGTGCGGACCGACGATCTCTGGAAGACGACCTGTTTCGAGATATTCTGGCAACCGATCGGTGGAACCTATTATCGCGAATTCAACCTGTCGCCGTCCGGACGTTGGGCTGCCTACGATTTCGACTCCTTCCGCGAAGGGATGCGTGATGCCCCCGTCGACGCGATCTCGCTCAGCACCTCAATGGGGAGCGTAGACGGGCGCGGCGAACTGGTGCTGAGGGCGAGCATCGCAACCGATTTGCCAGCTCCTGCGCAAGTCGCGCTCAACGCTATTGTCGAGCATCGCGATGGCGGGCTGCAATTCTGGGCCTTGGCATTTCCGCCGGGCAAGGCCGAATTCCATTCGGAAGCCTGCCGCCAGGTGATTATCGAGCGGGATTGA
- a CDS encoding TspO/MBR family protein, which yields MDIEWTPALIAAAWAIILGGAGGALTEIGQWYRELKKPSWQPPDWLFGPAWTVILGLAGWSFYVGLTQAPSPEARLGVYALFAANFVLHFLWSPLFFKAKRPDWALYENILLWCSVTSLVVVLPRLVGDSFAGWLNVPYFVWVSFAFVLNWKIVQLNGPFNPAR from the coding sequence ATGGACATCGAATGGACTCCAGCACTGATCGCCGCCGCTTGGGCAATCATCCTAGGCGGCGCGGGCGGTGCCTTGACCGAAATCGGCCAATGGTATCGCGAACTGAAGAAGCCAAGCTGGCAACCGCCTGACTGGTTGTTCGGCCCGGCGTGGACAGTGATCCTGGGCCTTGCCGGATGGAGTTTCTATGTAGGGCTCACACAGGCGCCCTCACCCGAAGCGCGATTGGGTGTCTACGCCCTGTTTGCGGCCAATTTCGTGCTGCATTTCCTGTGGTCGCCGCTGTTCTTCAAGGCGAAACGACCCGACTGGGCGCTGTATGAGAATATCCTGCTCTGGTGCTCAGTCACGTCGCTGGTGGTCGTGCTGCCGCGGCTCGTCGGAGACAGCTTCGCCGGGTGGCTGAATGTCCCCTACTTCGTCTGGGTCAGCTTCGCGTTCGTGCTGAACTGGAAGATTGTCCAACTGAACGGGCCGTTCAATCCCGCTCGATAA
- the tyrS gene encoding tyrosine--tRNA ligase — protein MTYESDLLRLLEERGYIHQVTDPAALDALAAKQIVPGYIGFDATAPSLHVGSLVQIMMLRRLQQAGHKPIVVMGGGTTKIGDPSGKDESRKLLTPEVIDENIASIRTVFEKLLTFGDGPTDAIMVNNDEWLSQLGYIDLLRDVGPHFTINRMLTFDSVKLRLDREQPLTFLEFNYMILQAYDFVELARRYECRLQMGGSDQWGNIVNGMELGRRMESRDLFGLTTPLLTTADGAKMGKTAAGAVWLNEEQLPAYDFWQYWRNTDDRDVGRFLRLFTDLPLDEITRLEALEGAEINAAKVVLANEVTTLVRGREAAVAAEATARETFAGGGAGDDLPSVNVGPEGMRLGALLTEIGFTASNGEAKRKIAESAVKIDGEIVLDPGMLVIPSESGSLKISLGKKKHGLVLR, from the coding sequence ATGACATACGAATCCGATCTGCTCCGCCTGCTCGAAGAGCGCGGCTATATCCATCAGGTGACCGATCCGGCAGCGCTTGACGCGCTTGCGGCAAAGCAGATCGTGCCAGGATATATCGGCTTCGATGCTACCGCCCCGAGCCTGCATGTTGGAAGCCTCGTCCAGATCATGATGCTGCGCCGCCTGCAACAAGCAGGGCACAAGCCGATTGTGGTTATGGGTGGCGGGACAACCAAGATCGGCGACCCTTCGGGCAAGGATGAAAGCCGCAAGCTGCTGACCCCCGAAGTTATCGATGAGAATATCGCCTCGATCCGGACGGTTTTTGAAAAGCTGCTGACCTTTGGCGACGGCCCGACCGACGCGATCATGGTCAACAATGACGAATGGCTGTCGCAGCTTGGCTATATCGACCTGCTGCGCGACGTCGGCCCCCATTTCACGATCAATCGGATGTTGACCTTCGATTCCGTCAAATTGCGCCTTGATCGCGAACAGCCGCTGACCTTCCTCGAATTCAACTACATGATTTTGCAAGCATACGATTTCGTTGAGCTTGCCCGGCGGTACGAATGCCGCTTGCAGATGGGCGGATCGGATCAGTGGGGCAATATCGTCAACGGCATGGAGCTTGGCCGCCGGATGGAATCGCGCGATCTGTTCGGGCTGACCACCCCGTTGCTGACAACCGCCGATGGTGCGAAGATGGGCAAGACGGCGGCGGGCGCGGTCTGGCTCAACGAAGAACAGCTGCCGGCGTATGATTTCTGGCAATATTGGCGCAACACGGATGATCGCGATGTCGGTCGATTCCTGCGGCTGTTCACCGATCTGCCGCTCGACGAAATCACGCGTCTCGAAGCTCTGGAAGGGGCAGAGATCAACGCGGCAAAAGTGGTTCTGGCCAATGAAGTCACCACTCTTGTACGCGGGCGCGAGGCGGCCGTTGCGGCGGAAGCGACTGCGCGCGAAACCTTTGCCGGAGGCGGAGCAGGAGACGACCTCCCGTCTGTCAATGTCGGGCCCGAAGGCATGCGGCTTGGCGCATTGCTGACCGAAATCGGCTTCACCGCTTCAAACGGAGAGGCAAAGCGCAAGATCGCTGAAAGCGCGGTAAAGATCGATGGTGAGATCGTGCTGGACCCCGGAATGCTCGTCATTCCGTCCGAAAGCGGATCGCTGAAAATCAGCCTTGGCAAGAAGAAGCACGGCCTCGTTCTGCGATAA
- a CDS encoding PilZ domain-containing protein, translating to MSVGANLSVTDMRRAARHSVDFPVIVEHFAHGDLNLHVCNISAHGFMVDDAERLNRGDRVIIRLPVVGRIEAYVIWTRDKRAGFQFERIIRLDDFVAIIDTLQPNPRLRRSR from the coding sequence GTGTCAGTCGGAGCGAACCTGAGCGTTACTGATATGCGCCGTGCGGCGCGGCATTCGGTCGATTTCCCGGTGATCGTCGAACACTTCGCCCATGGCGATCTGAACCTGCACGTCTGCAACATTTCTGCCCATGGCTTCATGGTTGATGATGCAGAAAGGCTCAACCGCGGTGACCGGGTCATCATTCGCCTGCCCGTTGTCGGCCGGATCGAAGCCTATGTCATCTGGACCCGCGACAAGCGCGCAGGCTTCCAGTTTGAACGGATCATCCGTCTGGATGATTTCGTCGCTATCATCGACACGCTCCAGCCCAACCCGCGCCTGCGCCGTTCGCGCTGA